ACAATAAAGGGGTAACGGAGGTTCAATGCCATGAGTGACCTGAGCCAGTGGAAAGCCCTTGCCAGCAAGGACTTGAAGGGTGGCGACCCCTCGTCGCTGAACCGCGAGTTGCCCGAGGGCATCACCCTGAAAGCCCTGTATACCCGCGATGACCTGCCCGCCGGAGACGCCGCGGACACCCTGCCGGGCCTGCCGCCCTTCACCCGCGGCCCCCGCGCCACCATGTATGCGGCCCGCCCGTGGACGATCCGGCAGTACGCGGGCTTCTCCACCGCCGAGGAATCCAACGCCTTCTACCGCCGCAACCTCGCCGCCGGGCAGAAGGGCCTGTCGGTGGCGTTCGACCTCGCCACGCACCGCGGGTACGACAGCGACCACCCGCGCGTAGTGGGCGATGTAGGCAAGGCCGGCGTCGCCATCGACAGCGTGGAGGACATGAAAATCCTGTTCGACGGCATCCCCTTGAAGGACATGAGCGTGTCCATGACCATGAACGGCGCGGTGCTGCCCGTCCTGGCCGGGTACATCGTGGCGGGGCTGGAGCAGGGCGCGAAACTGGATGAACTGTCGGGCACCATCCAGAACGACATCCTGAAAGAGTTCATGGTGCGCAACACCTACATCTACCCGCCCGAGCCCAGCATGCGCATCATCGCGGACATCATCGAGTACACCGCGAAGAACATGCCACGCTTCAACAGCATTTCCATTTCCGGCTATCACATTCAGGAAGCCGGGGCGAACGCTGCGCTGGAACTGGCGTACACCCTGTCAGACGGCAGGGAGTACATCCAGGCCGCGCTGAAGAAGGGCATGAACATCGACGAGTTCGCGGGTCGCCTGAGTTTCTTCTTCGGCATCGGCATGAACTTCTACACCGAGGTGGCCAAGCTGCGCGCCGCGCGGCGGCTGTGGAGCGAGGTCGTGGAGGAGTTCGGGCCGCAGAAGCCCATGAGCAAGGCCCTGCGCACCCACTGCCAGACGAGCGGCTGGTCGCTGACCGAGCAGGACGCGTACAACAACGTCGTCCGCACGACCATCGAGGCGATGGCGGCCGTGTTCGGCGGCACGCAGTCCCTGCACACCAACGCCTTCGACGAGGCGATAGGCCTGCCCACCGACTTCAGCGCCCGCATCGCCCGCAACACGCAGCTCGTCATTCAGGAAGAGACCGGCATCACGAACGTCATCGACCCCTGGGGCGGCAGCTACATGATGGAAGCGCTGACCGCCGAACTGGCCGACAAGGCCCGCGAACTGATGAAGGAAGTGCAGGAACTGGGCGGCATGGCCAGGGCCATCGAGTCCGGCGTACCGAAAC
This is a stretch of genomic DNA from Deinococcus fonticola. It encodes these proteins:
- the scpA gene encoding methylmalonyl-CoA mutase — protein: MSDLSQWKALASKDLKGGDPSSLNRELPEGITLKALYTRDDLPAGDAADTLPGLPPFTRGPRATMYAARPWTIRQYAGFSTAEESNAFYRRNLAAGQKGLSVAFDLATHRGYDSDHPRVVGDVGKAGVAIDSVEDMKILFDGIPLKDMSVSMTMNGAVLPVLAGYIVAGLEQGAKLDELSGTIQNDILKEFMVRNTYIYPPEPSMRIIADIIEYTAKNMPRFNSISISGYHIQEAGANAALELAYTLSDGREYIQAALKKGMNIDEFAGRLSFFFGIGMNFYTEVAKLRAARRLWSEVVEEFGPQKPMSKALRTHCQTSGWSLTEQDAYNNVVRTTIEAMAAVFGGTQSLHTNAFDEAIGLPTDFSARIARNTQLVIQEETGITNVIDPWGGSYMMEALTAELADKARELMKEVQELGGMARAIESGVPKLRIEESAARKQAKIDRGEDVIVGVNKYRPTQDTPIDVLDIDNAAVRESQIARLNKLREGRDNAQVQRTLAALTEAARTGQGNLLALSVDAMQARATLGEVSDALEQVWGRHAAEIKTLSGVYAAGYAGDENFDALKRDIDAFAEREGRRPRMLVVKMGQDGHDRGAKVIATGFADLGFDVDVGPLFQTPEEAARQAIENDVHVVGVSSQAAGHKTLVPQLVQALRAEGAGDILVVVGGVIPQQDYPALREAGASGIFGPGTPILKSARDVLELLSKREGVTF